TGAAAACTGCCCCAGAGACGGATCCCTGTCCAGAGCCAACCGCCTTCGGATTTCAGATGCCCCCGACCCTTGCCAGCCCGGGGCTTTGCAGGCTATTGAGCCGAACGATGTCTCCGCGCACCAGACCCTTGCTGGCCGATGTCCATATCGTTCTGTCCCGGCCAAGATACTCGGCCAATGTCGGTTCCGTGGCCAGAGCCTGCCTAAACATGGGATGCCCCAATCTCATCCTGGTGGATCCCGAAAACTGGAGAATCGAAGAGGCCCTGCCCCTGGCCACCCACCACGCGAGGCACATCCTCGAAGAGGCCAGAATCGTTCCGGATTTGGGCACGGCGCTGACCGGCTTCCATCATGTCTATGGAACCACCGCCCGCACCGGCGGATGGCGGCGCAATCTGCGTTTTCCCGACCAGGCCGCTCCGCTCATGGCCGAACAATTAGCTCACGGCGATCAGGTGGCCTTGGTTTTCGGACCGGAAAACACAGGACTGGCCAACGAAGAAATCGAACTGTGCGGACAGCTTTTGATCATCCCAACGGCCCCGGACATGACCTCCCTGAACTTGGCCCAGGCCGTGCTCATCGTTCTTTATGAATGTCTGAAAGCGGTCAGCAGGGACGATCTTCATCCCGTGGCCGGGGCCAAGGACCGACTGATCACCCAGGAGGAACGGGAACGCTGTCTGCAAAAAATCATGGACGCTCTGCTGGCCATCGACTACCTGAAACCCGACAGCGCCGAGTACCACATGCTTCCGTTTCGGCGGTTCATGGGACGATCCAGGATTCATCTCTACGAGTACAACATGCTTATGGGCCTATGCCGTCAGGTCATGTGGATGGCCGGTCAGACTATGGCCCGACACAAATGCCCTGAAAACTCCACACCAACCTTCGACCACCCTCCCTGTAACCGGGGAGACTCCACAAGGACAACGGAATGAACGAGGAAAGGACCATGCCCATGGACGACGACTCGAACCAGGACTTCGCCCAGATGCTCGAGTCCTACGGCCAGCCTTTGGACACCAATCTCCAAGTCGGCGACAAGCTCTCGGCCACGGTCATCTCCGTGGGCGGCAAAAGCCTGTTTCTGGACACGGGCACGGCCAAGGACGGTGTGGCCGACCGGGAGGAATTTCTCGACAAGGAGGGGCAGCTGACCGTTCGGGAAGGCGATCGCATCGATCTGTACGTAGTCGAGATCAAACCTGACGCCGTGGTTCTGTCAAAGGCCGTCTCCGGGGTCGGTGGCTTGCACATGCTTCGGGAGGCCTTTGAAAGCGCCCTGCCTGTCGAAGGTCACGTCACCGGCACCTGCAAGGGCGGGTTCAACGTCATGGTCCTCAAGCGCCGGGCCTTTTGCCCGGTCAGCCAGATCGACTCCAGATACGTCGAAAATCCGGACGACTATGTTGGACGGACCCTGCCCTTCCGGATCATCAAGTTCGAGGAGAAAGGCCGCAACCTGGTCCTTTCCCGACGGGTCATCATCGAAGAGGATCAGCGCCAGACCGTGGAGACCTTTCTGGCCGACCACGGCGAAGGCGATGCCGTCATTGGCGTGGTCACCAGGGCCATGCCCTACGGGGTCTTTGTGGAACTGGCCCCAGGCCTGGAAGGCATGGTCCACGTCTCGGAACTCGGGTGGTCCAGGGTAGAGGACCCCTCCCAGGCTGTCTCCATCGGCCAGGACCTTGAGGTCACCATCCTGTCCGTCGGCCGGGATCAGAAGACTGGACAGCCCAGGATCTCTCTGTCGGCCAAGCAGGCCCAGCCCGACCCCTGGGAAACCGTGTCCGAACAAATCGAGATCGGCCAAAAAATGACCGGCACCGTCGTTCGGGCCATGAATTTCGGAGTATTCGTCGAGCTTCTGCCCGGCATTGAGGGACTGGTCCACATCAGCGAGA
This is a stretch of genomic DNA from Deltaproteobacteria bacterium. It encodes these proteins:
- a CDS encoding RNA methyltransferase, which encodes MLADVHIVLSRPRYSANVGSVARACLNMGCPNLILVDPENWRIEEALPLATHHARHILEEARIVPDLGTALTGFHHVYGTTARTGGWRRNLRFPDQAAPLMAEQLAHGDQVALVFGPENTGLANEEIELCGQLLIIPTAPDMTSLNLAQAVLIVLYECLKAVSRDDLHPVAGAKDRLITQEERERCLQKIMDALLAIDYLKPDSAEYHMLPFRRFMGRSRIHLYEYNMLMGLCRQVMWMAGQTMARHKCPENSTPTFDHPPCNRGDSTRTTE
- a CDS encoding 30S ribosomal protein S1 — protein: MNEERTMPMDDDSNQDFAQMLESYGQPLDTNLQVGDKLSATVISVGGKSLFLDTGTAKDGVADREEFLDKEGQLTVREGDRIDLYVVEIKPDAVVLSKAVSGVGGLHMLREAFESALPVEGHVTGTCKGGFNVMVLKRRAFCPVSQIDSRYVENPDDYVGRTLPFRIIKFEEKGRNLVLSRRVIIEEDQRQTVETFLADHGEGDAVIGVVTRAMPYGVFVELAPGLEGMVHVSELGWSRVEDPSQAVSIGQDLEVTILSVGRDQKTGQPRISLSAKQAQPDPWETVSEQIEIGQKMTGTVVRAMNFGVFVELLPGIEGLVHISEMSYLKRVTDPSREVRIGERVSVLIKGIDLETRRISLSMKDAEGDPWLDVEERFQVGQTLTGTVEKQEKFGIFINLEPGVTGLLPGSRIGRASNAKELEALSPGDSVAVQIAEINVPGRKISLTPAGQDQPEDKSWQQFAKKSPKQEIGLLGHKLKQAMAGKKTT